The sequence tacataaattttaatgcatatatttatatattttttttttaattttggggtTTATAGGCGAATTTTTCACTTGCATATACCAACTGACTATATTTTTGACTGATGAAAACAAAATGTGTGTCAGGTGGTGAATCCCATTTCTTAGTAACGTTTTCTGTGGAGGTTACTGATGGGTTTCTGCGGACAAACTTACCATCCGAGCTTATAAACACAACAGAGCTAAagttcaaaaacatattcagGTGGCAGCCAATTCAGACTTACGCTTCCATTTCTAAACACGTGAATGTCAAAGCCAGTGGGATCAGGTTTCGTGGAACGATAAAGCAATGCAACGACCTAATGGAACAGCTGCTCCATCGCGTAAAAGTCTCAATCATCTATCTTTtagtttgaatgttttttttttggtttcttgatATCTTTATTACTAATATCGTGTAGGGAGGAGAGAACGGAGCTATCATGACCTTGAAAATGAGTGACATGGGGAATTACGGGTGCTTTCTAGATTGCATTGAGAGAATATCACTGCCGTTACACGTGGTGGCTCGTGTAAACCTTATTAGAAAGAGACCCCTAAGTTCCCTTGCAGCTCACGGTACGTGTATGAATGACTTAAGAGTTTCGATTAGGTTTGGTTTACTTGGTTTAAATACCTTTTGTCACTTGGTTGCAGTTTTAGGATCTGTGATTGTGGTGGAGTCTCTCGTGGTATTCTCTCTCGCTATTGTGCTTCTGTTCTTCACTTGCAAATGCGCATTTCTTCTCGTACACGAGAGAAGAAGCGAACATAGTGTTCACATGAATCCGCAGAAACCAACGGTGGTAAAAAGACTCATCTCTCTTGTGTTTTCTTACAGACATTTTGTGTCCAAATATAAACAAGATATGTCTCTCTTTTGGACCAGGACAATGCCAAATTGTTAAATGACAATGTTTCAACAAGAATTGTCACTCGTTGTTTCCCGGAGAGTATCTGGAACCGCCATGCACCTAACAGGTACCGTATAATTGTGTATATGTTATACATTGGATAAATAATCTAGAATAAGTATATGATTTATGTGTTATTTTGGTGGTAAAGACAAGTCGGCGAAACTTCTGCCACGCAGAACAAGGAGTTGCCAGAGATTAACATTGTTCCGTTCGAGCTAGAGAAAGGCTAGAAGTTGATGAATCTGAGCCATCATGATGACATACCCGTGCAACCTAGTGACATACAATCAAGTAATTCGGATAAAAAAGGTGAAAATATATGCAAAAACAAGAAAGCcatataaaacaagaaagccaTATATAGGCTATGTCCTCATGATTTTATGTTTGTTCTAACATctccttattttttttaagcagTTCTCAtcacaaaacatatatattttttctttataaagttCCTTAAACCAGAAACATTGTTTTTTCATGCTTTTGTTGTTACGCTCCTTTCTTCTTTGATATTTACCAATTTAGTCAGCTATCAAAATTAACGTAGAAAAGATAAGTTGAttgaatacatatatatagtttttttttgtaacttacatatatatatagtttgtttaATAGAAACAAAAACTAATTCTATCAATCCAGATTATTGATAATGCCGTAGACAACAACAAATGATGGTATTAAATTGATGGTAATATATTAAATAGAGCCATATTGAgccgaaaataaaattttcagctttttataaattaaaataactcACACATCCcaaatatatctaattaaatatattttttcttccaTCCCCATGATCGTATTTTCCTTAGGATAATACTCTGAAAATAGATGTTTATATCACGTGACCAAGTAAAGAGGACCAGACATAGAAGTGGCACTAATCCTCTGCTGCCTCTCCATGCTAAGCTCCCGTAGACTCAAATACGGAACCACTGGCGTCACCGTCGTCAAAGAAGGAGGTCTTATCGTCCGGTACGGCGTGCTCGAACCGCTCAAGCTCTCCGTCACGTAAACCGGACCAGACATCGAACCAGCCCGAAAATTCCTAGCCCTCGCCACGTGAACGTCGCGATCGTCGAACTCAATGTCTCCCTCGCCGCCGCGTCTTCGCCACTTCCGCCAGCTGAAGAAGAGCAAAGCGTTTCTCCAGAACCAACGGTgctgcttcttgttcttcttgtggagAGCGGTGCGTATCAGGTCGTCCTTGGAGATAGGTTTCTGGAGCTTGAACTGATGGATACTGTCGATGGATGATGTTTCTTTCTTGTGCTTCCTCGCTTCTTCCAATACCTTTGAACATGGCCCAACGTATTAAAATAAGTTGcatttaaaacaaaagaatcaagaaggaagaagaagaagaagaacctggAAGTAGTCGATTTGGGGATCGAAACCATAGTCGCTGAAAATCGGGGAAGTGTTGGACGACATGTCTTCTTAGGAGTTCGAGAGAGAGAAGCAGAGCTTTTTTTGCTTTGATTCAATGATATGTCACTATCTTGTCTCTTTCCACCTTCTTATTCGGTTATTATTACATCCCTAGTTACTTTCCAACTTTATATTGTAACTCAACTAAACTAGTGTTTTGTAGTATTATTTTCTTACGGTCATATGATCATCTGAGTTttcagaaaaatgaaaaatgattttcttattattatacTATATACAGTAAACTTTTTGTGTTTGGTTTTGAGCATCTCAAGACCCATTCAACATTTAATAGTACCAAGGAATTCTCCTGGGCCCTTCGTATCACTCATTGTTCTGCCGCATTTACTAGTCACAAACGGCATATAACTTTTTCTTATCAAGATTTCACCCAAACGAGGAGTTATTTAATACTACGTCTATacgaattttcatttttaaaatatctagaTTTTATAAAGTATCCTTTATATTTGCAATTTACATATTGAATTCTTGTTTAAAACATTTTGAACCAGTGACAGTTTCGTAGTAATTGTATTGTAGTAGCTATGTTCttgaatatatgtatgtataaagTACTTTATATTTGGCGTTCATCATTTCATCAGAAATCAAAATGGTATCCATAGGTATGTACTAGTAGATCTTagaaaagatttgaagatatTAAAAACTGTTAGTCACAGAAAAAAATGTCTTTATAATTAAATGAATATTCACcttccaaaacaatataaaacttttaaaaagaatgaaaaaaatttaatgaatcGTGAGATCTATTGCAGATTCGGCAAATACGGCACACCAGTCTGTGGAATCCACGAACCACCACGTAAAAATCTCCCAGGAGCAAATCCAAGAGCCTGAGGACGAGTAATCCTCTGAATACCAGGCCATTTAACACGTTGGGCTTTGTTCGACCCAGGCCCACTGTTCTCATACTCAGCGTAGAAAAGCGTCTTGAGCGCAAAATCACCACTCCATGCAGCCCATCCCGCGGGATCAATCACGTCGCTTATggtcgttctcatcactatggTCCTCGCAAACTCTTTCCACGGCCTTCCAAGATAcgctttgtttatgtttttcacCGGAAGATACGCCGGTTCTCCGATGATGCGGCAGTTGTGGAGCACGATAGCGGTGGGTGCACGCACGTCGGTGCGGCCTTGTGCGGTGACCATGCAGCCTTGGCCTCCCATGGGTTTCCTCACCACGATGTTGCAGTTTTGAAAGATGGCGATCGAGTCGCCGAAGATGAAGTCGACGGTTCCTGAGATGGTGGAGTCACGGTAGAATTGACGGTGGGAGTGGACGTAGAGTGTGTCTTGGTAACCATCGATTTGACAGTTGAAGATAACTACACAGTCCGCAGAGACTCTTAGGGCTACGGCTTGTCCTCCTGGGGGACCGGCGGTGTTCTCAATCCCCATGTTCTTGGCCACGAAGTTATCACCCTCGACAGCTAAAGAAAATGGTATGAATGTTAACATTTGACTATCACAAACCACTATGTTACATGTCTGAATCCCGATTAGTGACATAATGAGAAACACTATCACAAACCACTAATAAGAGTCGATCATGAGCATAACGAATTGAAACATTGATTTTGCGGGTTTTAAGAATTAATATACATAGGtccctaaaatatttttaaaacaattagtAAGAAATTTTTCTGGTCCCAAAATTCTCAAGGTAGACCCTACCATTATGCTAGATGTTTTTGgtggaatcttttttttttggaacacctaaaaatttgattttgttttttactatGTCAATGATTGAAATATATGGGTGGAAGTTAGGGTTAAGAATTGGACTCACTGAGAGAGGATGTCAGGTATGTCCTGACCTTGCCGATAGCAAAGTTGACACTACCGGTGATCTTAGTTTTGGTGGGTCCATCTCCGATGAAAGTGACGTGATACATCTGTTTTGTAACAACGACTTTCTCCTTGTAGACACCTTGCTTGATGTAGATAACGAATGGCACTTTGTTGTTTATAGGCACAGCTTTCAAGGCCTCGTTTATACTTTTGTACTGACCACTTCCGTCCTTAGCCACCACCACATTAGGTTTCACACCTCCTTGTGGTGCTGCCATGAGCCTTCGAGTGTCTGGTCCTACCCAGCTTGGGAAACCGTCTTCAGCATTCAAAAGCTTTCTGGCGTTGTTTCCAAGATCTCCCGTTGCTTCTGTTACCCAAAATGTTAGAGCGTTTAGCATTGGTTAGATTTTTCAAAGAGTTTctgattaaaaattaattatattattgagaGACTTTACTCACCGatgttattttacattttatctataattttaaatattaaatttaattgtcAAGAAACTCTAACCAATGCGGATGCTCTTATAATTCAAGTGTAAACGTGATAATATGAAACTACCTGTGATGTTGGACTTTCCAAACATGCTGGACATACTGGTAATCATTGCAAGACTATTACTGGTGAGTTCTTTAGATGGTTTGAAGATGTCTTTCATGTCTTGTGCAAGGATTGACTTAACTTCCTCAAAAGCATCCATGCATGTCTGCTGATACGAAATGGACCCACTGAGCCAGACACGAAGATCATAGACGAATTTCTCAATCTGATCAACTGAAAAGCCAGCAAAGTTATCAAAACACTTGGTCAGATCATCTATAGCGTCATTCATAAGCGTCTCACACAACTCCAGAGACCCTTTGGTCTCATGATCTGCCTTGGCTTTGAGCTCTACAGAGGATTTCTTGACACCATCCTtgatggcttgaatggtgatgTTGAAGCTTAGCTTGATGAGATCAAGAGGCTCGGTGGAGTTAGGAGAAGCTTTCATGAAGCTGTTGACACATGTTTCCTTGAAGTCAGTAGGTGCGCACACCGCTTCGACTGCCTTGTTGGTCATTTTAATATTCACGTCGGGCATTTTCTTACAAGCATGGGCATGTTGGTTCGCTATGACGGCCACGGCGACTACCATGATAACGAGCAAACCCGTGACAGCCCCAGCGACAATgcatttcttctttttgttatctttacCGAAGcccattttctcttctttttatctAACCTCACAAATTCAATAAATTAAAGAAGGTAATTTAGTTCTATGTTTTAAAGTTAATATGTTACTGAAcctgtaaaaaataaaagaaaacaacagaGTAGGAGAGGCTTGTAAGGATGGCTTAAGCCCCTTCTGACtctgcttttctttttcttttacggTTTGTGTATTATGAAAGTTGTTTGATGGAGTTTATATAATGGAGATACAAAGTGCTATTATTAGGATTTCTGTTTTTAGGGATTTGCTTCTAGGACAAGCTAGGGCTCCAGCTCTTGGACCGCTAATATATCAAGGGTTGACCTATTTAATTTGTGTCTTCAGCACTAGAAATAGTAACTATTATTAGATCTTAAATAGCAACCAGACAAGCATATTTGTTATTGATAGGAAGAAAACAATCTAAAAGCAAGTTCAAAAACAAGCCACTCATGGAATCAAAGGCCGAGAATAGCTTCTTTATTCAAGATAACATGAACATAAAAGCAACAGAGAGTGAAGCATATAGAGTCCAACCATGCATGCTTGCTCAATGCTCATTCGTTGCCAGCTGAATTGTtctgttaatattttttgaatagtaATATAGAAATAATTTGAGACTTCGACTTGTCTTTTGGTAAACCACTGTAACAACACAAGCAGGTTGAGACATGGAAGAAAAATACAAATCCTTATGTGGTTTGTCTGagaatttcttttgttttatatttaataaatcagAATTGTTGTAAAAGGACTTACACATGGTCATCATTCTGTTGGCTGCAGCTAAACAGGAGTTCGTCAGTTGACTCATGAAGGGCAGTGCGTCTTCTTTCCTTGTCGGAATATGGAAAGTATTTCCACCTCTCTAGCTCAGCTTCACACTCTTCTGAACTTTTGCTTGTCGCAATGGTTCGTGATCAGCAAAAGAGAGAATCTGACTCACTAAGGGGATATTGGAACATTTCTCTGAGTGGTGTAATTTCTCTGAGTGGTGTATATGTTAATGACTAAAAGGATTTACTCTTGTATTTGCTGCATTGTATGTTTGTAGTTGCTTATGCTATTTAAgttacaataattattttaccaTGAGATTACTCAATTTGTGATTACATTTTCCATGCAAAAAACAGACTGAATGTGTTCATCAATTACTAATCATTGATTCTATAACTAATCGTTTCAAATGTTGAGTTTGAACCAAATCTGGAGATCCCAATTCTGTATTAGAATTTGGGGTGTACTCGAGTAATATATGTTCAGCTATGCATCCCTGTTCCATGTACAATATCATGTTTTCAGTAACATATCTATCGAAAAGAAGCAAAACTGAACAATCTGGCCTAAAAGAAAAGAACATAAAACAGAATTACACTATCATATCATATGAATAAAAAGTTTCATTAATGGAAActcaaacaaaatacaaatcattTTCTCTTTGACCACATTCTCAAGCCTTGAATCAGCCACATACAATGTTTCCATTTCATAGTTAGCGTTCAAAAATGTGTGCAAACCTTTGCTTAAAAGTCCCTCAATTCAGTTTAGCCACTGCTTCAAGAGCCGCACAGGTATTCTCAAACATACCAAAAGCCTTTAGCTCAACCATTTGGTATACATAcacaaaaaaatcatgaaaaatgCAACACTGAATGTAGTTTAGGTTTTACAAAATTAGACAAATCATCTTTTGTGCTGACTGTTGAGTCTGAAGATGAGTTTTTTTAACCCAAATAGAGATGATTTctagaataataataataataataataatagatagaaaaattaaacatttgAGCAAACAAACATAAAGATTAGAGCAAATAGATAATTTACCTCAAAGTTAGACATGTTCATTCATTAAGCACTTTAAAAAGAGCAAATCCACTTGGTGTCTCTACTAGTACTTTTGCAAATCAATCTTGATTTATGAAGACGTGATTATTCTCCTTGTTAAAAAAAACCGGAGGAATGAGATCAAGAACAAGAAATcgatgtttttaaatttgactAACATTAAAACTACTTAAACATAAAGAATCTTATCGATTTCACTTTTCAAACAATTGCTTGTATAGTCGCAAACATCGTTTGAGAAAATTTAATCCATAAAAAGATGAAGGAATTCATTTGAAAAACAGCCAGTGAACGTTAAAATGATTAGAATTTTAAGTTTTCTCTTAAATGTCAGTTTTTAGTTTATGGATTCAATGtagataataattataaaaaattcgaTGAAACTTTTTTATTAGTGTAAATGACATATTTTCGTATATATAGAGGTATGAAGTCATATGAAAAGTCCAAAATACAACCTAAATCATAACAtaaaaactttcaaatcagaaacacaagtaaaattctaaaaatctaGTCAAATCAATTGGAAGTATCTATTAATCACTTGAAGTGAGCCATGTGGCTTCAAATTACCAGAGATCCAatcatatactaaaataaataactctGGAAAACAACTGATAACATATTCAAAGACTTTTTAGTCAAAAAAGTATTGAAAACCTGAGTTTTCATTGTTTTCTAAGtattgaaaaaaaagttttcattgTTTCCTAAGTAATGAGACGCTTATAAATATTTGGCTGTTTGGTacatatgttaatttcaaatttgGATGGATTTGATTTCTAAtaaacttttagattttttttaaaatgaacaataagagttattatattttttatcaaacaaaaacTATCTCTTTAAACTATaagatttgtatatttatattttagttaaaattttatcaaacactTGATATTTGTATACCTTTGCAGCGTATACATTAGGATCAGATCGTGGAAGTGACGCACTACGTgccaataataaaattattcttGAATATATGATGATTAAAAATTGTGCACAAAATTTTCTCTTCCATGGGAATTTGTTAATAGTATTTTCGTTTAtgaaatcaaaaacaaaattctaacttatattatgaaatagaGTAGTagtcatttttacttttttcaacAAATAAATTCTATACGATTATTCATCTGAGTTTTTTTACACaatattctaaaatatcatttaaattttaaaatacagatGGTGAACCCCTGCTGATTTCTAATGAGTCAGAGGGGATATGGCGTGTGGATAACAGATCGATGTCAGATGAAAATATGTGGGATGAATCTAGCAAACAAATAACGCTCTATGATGGATCAATATCGAGATTCAACCTTAGGGATTTATTTTACTTAATGAACATTTATTTAGGAGGTGTATTCAACTGAGAATTTtaggtgatttgtattaaaattataaatccactcttattcaaacatgaattttaaaaactcatttaaaattcaCTGTTATTGAACTTAACATTTCGTAGAGTACTATAAAATCTACTGCTATTGAAAATACTTTAAGTTGtagagttttaaagttttcaggtgaTTTTAGGGTGCTTGAAtggagtttcttagttaaaataattaaaactaaaatcccATGAGTTTAGATTACATTCTAGaatagtttaacaaaaatcacctaaatctctaaaacttattaaaatcatcaaaaactctatttaaaatcaaattaactCAAATGTTATATTGAATATATCCCCTTAATCTAAGACATTGTTAAGAATAAAATTCACATATTATAAAATGTTCTTAAATGTATAATTTGGGCCTTTATTGTTATGGGCTTCACCTAAACAAACTAAGCCCATATTTCCCTTAACGCTCACCGCCGTTTTGTTCTCTTCACCCCCGCCGTGTTGTAGTTCTCGCCGCCGCGCAGCTCtcactctctcactctctctctctctgaaactccttgacatcgatcgactcAATCCTCCCATGTAAGCTTCCTCCTCTCGTATTCTATCATCGAATCATTACTCAGTATCATCATGTTTATTTGATCAaaatcagaatcagaatcatGTCATTCTGCAATAAGCTAAGCCGCGTCGTGAGGCACCAGAGCGAGACCACCTCCTCCATGATTACCTCCCTCAGGTCCTTCTCTTCAGAAGCCGCCACTCACCACAGGTACCACCAGGAGACGCACAGTTTCCTCGAGCCGGAGAGGTACATCAACAGCTGGGAGCCGCCTAAAGATCCCAGAGACGCTGAGAGGATGCTCGCGCAGCTGAGGAGGGACTACGCCAAGAAAGTGAGTCTGTATCGTAAAGACTACGTTCACGAGATCGAGATGCTTAGGGTGGAGAAGCAGCGTAAGGACGAGGCGAGGCTGGTCGCTGAGCGTGCTGCTAATGAGGAGAGAAGGCGGTTGAAAGCTGAGGCGGCTAAGGTTAGGGCTGAGGAGCGTAAGGTCTTTGAGGAAGAGTTCAGGAGAACCCTGGTACGTTTCTTTGATCATGTCTGTGAGATAGTTCTTGTAAGAAAATGATGGGCAAgtgatgttttttttgtcttgaAGATTAGAGAATCTTTGGTAGTTGTGCTTTAGGTGACTTATTTAATAGAAGGGTATGCATGATTTGTGAGAAAGCTTTATACTTTAGAGCTAATGGAGTTATGTGGTTATGGGATTGGAGGTTTTGATCATGAATCATGTAACCATCATGATATATTTCTAGATTAGCTAGCTGTTGTTCTTGTTAGACCTTTGGATTCTTATCTCTTTATAACACATAAGATGGAACTTGATGCTTTCCATGCGAAAGGTAGTGAAGCTTATTAGTTAGAGGTTACATTAGTTTGAGCTGGAGGTAGAGGAAACACTGTACACACACGCACGCTCTTGCCATTGGAGTATTCACTGATTCATACAACTATTCCAATCTATTCCTAGTTTTTCGATTTTAGTTTAAGTTCCTCTTGGTACGTACCAGTCTCGGAGCAGTAATGGTTtagtgctttttttttttggaaattttataAGTAGGTCAAGAAACGCCTGACATAGACTGGTTTGGTGTTTAAAATTTGTAGATGAAAGAAAGAGAGGAGAAGCTGGAGTTCTGGAAGATGACAGGACTAAAAAGGGAAGAGAATAAGAAGGATAAAAAGAAGCTATTGCATGAGCAAAGTTCATTATGGATCGAACCAAAGGAACTGGAGAAGAAGATTACAGAAGCTCTAGTTGAGTCCACTACTCTCTAAACCCAAGCCCCTCTCTTCTTAATCTTTGTTTGAGAAAcaatcatttttgtaattttgttggagACGACTTATCTTTTCTTCTTTGAATAGAGAGATAAAAGCGAAATCGGTTAGGCGCTTGTGCATCAAGCACATAATCAGTATTGGTGGTCTTGTGATCAATCATTAATAAGAaagtttgtttttgttgttataAGTAACATGCTTACCCACTCACGAGGAATCCACTTCTTTAGCTCAGCCTCGCACTCTTCTGAATTTGTGCTTATAGATATGGTTAGTGATCAGCGGAACAGAGACTCTGATTCTCTTAAGATTATCTTGGAACCTTCATGTGAGTGGTGTATATGTTAATGACAGGATTTACACACGCCTCTCTCTTACTCTTGTATTTGTTGCATTGGTTATGCTTAAGTAATAGTTATACTTTACAATGAAATTACTCAAATTCTGATTTCTTTTTCCCTGCAAAACAGACTGAATGTGTTCATCGAATACTATATCATTGATGCTATGAGCTATAACTAATCTTGTTTCTCTCATTTTTATGTATAAAGATAAAAGTAGTGGCAAGTATCAAAGGTCTATAATACATGAAAGCAGCTATTCGGATGTTGAGTTTGAACCATATCCGGTTAGATTCCAATTCTGCATTAGAATGTGGGATGCACATGAGTTATTAGACCATCCACAACGGTGATCCGTAGTGAATCCTTAGCACGAAAACATATGagtttttggttttgaaattaaaaaaaaaggagaaaaggtAAGGATCAATCCTTACATAAGGGTTTTAAGGATCGGGTCCGTATCGACGTGGCACGCAACGATTGGAAGAGTGGGGACAAGTACCAACGAAGTCGATGATGAGGCGACCGTTTCAGAAACGGCCCGTGGGATGGTGGAAGAATGTGTTTCCGTATAGACGGAACGCGACGTGAGGAAAATCGTTAGGATCAGAGAGGCTGAGCAAGTTTCCTGTGTCGGCAGTGGAGTCGCGGAAGCTGATGATCGACTTGAAACACCGGCACTGCGTTTCAGAGTTCGCGGTGGTAAGAAACAGAGTAGATAAGATGAAGGTCACGAGCTTCTTCATTAAGGGATGAGAAGAGGGAGCGCCATATGAGAAGCTCCAAGGTCTCTGGTCTCCGTCGTCCCTTCCGATTTTAAATCTCATTTGTTTGTGAATATAAGGATTCTTCGATGGAGTCCACCATTGCACtcactttttaatttaaagtctttaactattcaattaaaaaaatatagtaaaataatgaCTTAAGGATTCTTTAATGGAATCCACCATTGTGGATGCCCTTATACATTCAATTATTCATCTATGTCCCATATGTAATACCATGTTCTCAGTAACATAGCTATCAGGAAACAAAAATGAACTATctgacgtaaaaaaaaaagaacataaaaacaaaactgaaCTATCGTATGAATGAATAACTTTGATTGAAATGAAATCATTAGaggaaacacacacacacacacaaaatgaCAGGCTGGCAA is a genomic window of Brassica napus cultivar Da-Ae chromosome A2, Da-Ae, whole genome shotgun sequence containing:
- the LOC106403097 gene encoding probable pectinesterase/pectinesterase inhibitor 58; the encoded protein is MGFGKDNKKKKCIVAGAVTGLLVIMVVAVAVIANQHAHACKKMPDVNIKMTNKAVEAVCAPTDFKETCVNSFMKASPNSTEPLDLIKLSFNITIQAIKDGVKKSSVELKAKADHETKGSLELCETLMNDAIDDLTKCFDNFAGFSVDQIEKFVYDLRVWLSGSISYQQTCMDAFEEVKSILAQDMKDIFKPSKELTSNSLAMITSMSSMFGKSNITEATGDLGNNARKLLNAEDGFPSWVGPDTRRLMAAPQGGVKPNVVVAKDGSGQYKSINEALKAVPINNKVPFVIYIKQGVYKEKVVVTKQMYHVTFIGDGPTKTKITGSVNFAIGKVRTYLTSSLTVEGDNFVAKNMGIENTAGPPGGQAVALRVSADCVVIFNCQIDGYQDTLYVHSHRQFYRDSTISGTVDFIFGDSIAIFQNCNIVVRKPMGGQGCMVTAQGRTDVRAPTAIVLHNCRIIGEPAYLPVKNINKAYLGRPWKEFARTIVMRTTISDVIDPAGWAAWSGDFALKTLFYAEYENSGPGSNKAQRVKWPGIQRITRPQALGFAPGRFLRGGSWIPQTGVPYLPNLQ
- the BNAA02G30610D gene encoding uncharacterized protein BNAA02G30610D, coding for MSSNTSPIFSDYGFDPQIDYFQVLEEARKHKKETSSIDSIHQFKLQKPISKDDLIRTALHKKNKKQHRWFWRNALLFFSWRKWRRRGGEGDIEFDDRDVHVARARNFRAGSMSGPVYVTESLSGSSTPYRTIRPPSLTTVTPVVPYLSLRELSMERQQRISATSMSGPLYLVT
- the LOC106403123 gene encoding protein PXR1; the protein is MSFCNKLSRVVRHQSETTSSMITSLRSFSSEAATHHRYHQETHSFLEPERYINSWEPPKDPRDAERMLAQLRRDYAKKVSLYRKDYVHEIEMLRVEKQRKDEARLVAERAANEERRRLKAEAAKVRAEERKVFEEEFRRTLMKEREEKLEFWKMTGLKREENKKDKKKLLHEQSSLWIEPKELEKKITEALVESTTL